DNA from Paraburkholderia largidicola:
TACAGGTTGTAAGCCGGCGACCCCTTGCTGCCAGGCAAAGGCGCGACGCCGAGCGGTGCGCTGCCTGAAGCCGATTGCGGCTGGCTGTCCGTCGGCGAGACGCCGAGCAACGACAGAATGCCGTTCGGGCTGCCGCGCTCGCGGTTGTACGAAGCGGCGCCCGTGACGGTCGGATATTCCGCGGCCCCTGCAACACGCTGTTCTGCCCGGCTTTGCCGCAAACGGGCAGAGGCCGCTGCCACGTCGAGATTGGCGTCGGCCAGTTTCTGTTCGAGCGCGTTCAGCGTGGGATCGTTGAACAGCAGCCACCAATCCGGATTGAACGCGGTTTCGGTTGCCTTGCTCGGGGCCTGTGCGGTCTGCGTACGATTGAAGACGTCGGGTGTAGTCGATGTCGGACGTTCGAAATTGGGACCCACCAGACAGCCGCTAAGTGCAAAGCAAAGCAATACTGCCAACGCGGGCGTACGAATGGAAAGCTCGCGCGCGTTCATTTCTTGTCCGCTCCCGCGATCGTCGCGTCACCATGCTTGCTCACCGCCACTTCCGCTTCGACAGACAGGCCGACGCTCAATGCGGATGCCGCCTGTTGTCCCGGTTCGATCGTTATCTTGACGGGCACGCGCTGCACGACCTTCGTGAAGTTGCCCGTCGCGTTGTCGGGTGCGATCGGCGCGAAGCTCACGCCGGTTGCCGGGGCGAGACTGTCGATACGCCCCTGAATGACCACGCCTGGAAAGCTGTCGACCTTGATACGCACGCGTTCGCCGGGCCGCATGTTGGTGATCTGGTTTTCCTGGAAGTTGGCGACCACATAGGCATCCGAAAGCGGCACGATCGCGAGCAGCGGCGCGCCAGGCGTGACGAACGCACCGACCCGCACCGAACGCCTGCCCACCTTGCCGTCGACAGGCGCATGAATCTCCGTATAGGACAGATTGAGCCTGGCCTGCTCCAGCACGGCCTGAGCGTGTGCCAACGCACCAGCGGCCTTATCGCGCTGCGTACGCAGCACGTCGAGGTTCTGTTCGGTCGCGGCCAGCGCAGCACGGTCATGCGCCTGTTGCGCGAGTTGTTCGGCGAGCGCACTCGCAGCGTGCTGATGCTCCTGCATCGTGCCCGCGCCAGACTCGGACAGATTCTGATAACGCGCGGCATTCGCCCGCGCGTAATCGATGGATGCTTCGTCGGCGCGCAGCGTGGCGCGCGCCTGATCGACGAGTGAAGGATGACGCGCGATCTCGGCGTCGTAGTTCGCAACCGATGCTTTTGCGGCAGCCACATCGGCCTGCGCAGTCGACAACGCAGCCTGGAAGTCGCGATCGTCGATACGCACCATCAATTGCCCAGCCTTCAACTGCTGGTTGTCCTCGACGAGTACCTCTGAAACCTGGCCGGCAATGCGCGGCGCGACCAGTGTGAAATCCGCGGCCACGTAGGCGTCGTTGGTGGATTCATAGTCTGGATTTGAAAGCAGCTTCGTACAACCCCAGGCAGCGATGGCCAGCACGACGACGACGGCGGCGATGCGAACCAGTTTGGGGGGGAATCGGGTGAGGAATGACATATGAATCGATGGTTAGCGGGTGGAGGGCGGTGTCGTGCTCCACGGCGGATAGATGCGCACTGGCAGCACTGGTACAAGAAGGAGAGCGGCGACGGCGATCACCGCCATCACGCGATAGAGGTCGGCGGACGTCAGCACCACGGCCTGCTCGTGAATGCGGTGCGCGAGTTCGCCGAGACTATGTGCGGCGTCGACGCTCTGGCTGGCGATCAAGGCGTTGTTGCCCAGATGGTCGACCAGCATGCTCGAATGAAAATGTTCGCGAGCCGTGCCCACGCCGTCGATCAGCGCCGTTGCCGCCACGCCAGTGAATGCCTTCAGTGAATTGAACATGGCGGAAGCGAAAGGGCCTTCCGTCGGCGGCAAGCCGGTCGTCACGCCCATCAGGATGGCGACGATCACCATCGGCTGTGCGACGATCTGCAACGACTGGAGCCAGTAAAAATTCTCGCGAACCCATTCGGAAGTCATGAAGCTTCCGAGGAAGCACGTGGTGGCGACCAGCGACAGTCCGAATGCCATGATCCACCGCGAATCGATCCGGCGCATGTTCAGCAGGGCGGCCGTCAGCGGAAGCGTAATCAGCAGCGGAATGGCAACCAGCAGCGCCAACGGTGCAGTTTGGAGTGGCCTGTACGTGTGCACCTTCGCAAGGAACTGGGCGGGAATCACAGCGACACCAACCAGCAGCATGACGGCGCCGACGAGCGTCGACAGTCCATGTGAGAAGTTTCGGCGGTACAGCAACTGCAGCTTGAAAAACGGCACCGGCTGATACCACTCGTTGACGAGAAACGCGACGAAAAGAAGTATTCCTCCGAACAGCATCACGCAGATAAACGTCGAATTGAGCCAGTCGAGCCGATCCCCCTGCAACAGGCCGATGACGAGCATCGCGACACCCGGACCGCCCGTGAATAATCCGACCCAATTGAAAGAGCGGAATCTTTCGAGTTTGACGGCGTCTTGCGGCAGGCCATACTGGATCGCCACGCAACTCAACAGGCCGAACGGCACCGTTTGCCAGAACGCCATCTTCCAGCTCACGTATTCCGTCCACAACGCGGCGAGCGGCGTGCCGATCGTGGGCCCGAAGGTTGCGGTGAGCGCGTATCCCGCAAGCCCGTACAGCTTGATTTTGGGGCGGCAGATAGCGCAACGCCACGATGATCAGCATGGGAGGCAAACAGCCGCCGGCGATGCCCTGCAGAATACGCAGCACATAAAACGTCGACAGGTTCGGCGAGAACGGACACAGGAACGCAACCAGCATCGATGCCATCACCGCACCTATCGTGAACCGCTTCAAGGTGAAGGTGATGCCGAACCACGGTGCAAAGATCATCGTGGACACATTGGCGGCTTCGAACAGCACGGTCAGCCAGCTGCCGTCGTCATGTCCGATGGAAAGCGCGCCGCGCACGTCCGTCATGGCAAGGGCCGTGACCTGTTCGTTGACGATTGCCAGCAGCGACGCGAGCAGCATCCCGCTCAGACCAATGGCCAGGCGCAGCGACATCTCCGCTTGCGCGGGTGCCTGCGGCGCGGGTGTCGGCGCTTGCGGTGCAGGCAACGGGGCGGGAGACGACGCAACAACCGGGCCGGCCGTTTCAGTCGTCGAGGGATTGACACTCGTCATAGGGGTGCGCTCGGCAAATAGTCCTCAACAACGCATCGCATCTGGGATGAACCTTCAGACGATGGACGCTGATGGAGACCTCAGGTGTTCCAGGTCAAGACCGTTGCAATGATCTCCTGATCATTTACGTGGTTAATTCACCCGGAATTGCCGCGGTGTCTTCACCGCGCGATGACGTGACTAATTCTAGGAGTTGAATGGGTGTTCTTAAAGTCGTCACATGTAGCGTTTTAGGCCATTCGATTTTGAAATCTGGCCATGCCCGTTATGTAAGGACTTTTTGGCGGTCAAATGGAAATTGACTTTTTCCATTTGATCAATCCGGGCATATCGTCATAAGGTTGGCGCGGGCTGGTGCCGTCAGTCCTGGATGAAGCGTTTCAGCATCGCAGTCACTGCATGTGCAGTAATCCGACAAATAAGCTTTTAACAAACCCCTCTTAATCTGAAACACATAGTTGTTTTGCTTGCATCGACGGAAATCCAGGCGCCGGATAGAATCAAATCAGGTCGGATAAATTCGACAGCCTGCAATGGATTAACTGTTATTGATTGGTGAGCGAAAATGAAATTCTCTGTTAAAGAAGCAATTGGGTCGGACGATATTTCCAGAATCCAGCGTGCGATGAAGAGCGTTGACGCGGACGCTCAAGTCGAGGTCAATGTCGACGCCAAGACGGTGAGCGTCGATTCCTGGCTGATGCCTGAAGAATTCTTCGTCGCGTTCCAGGACGAAGACTACAACGCGGCCATTCTCGAAGCATAGCCGCCGACATGGCCGGTGCGGTTTGCAACCGGCCACAGCACATCATGCATCGTCAGTACGGGTCGATCTGAGCAACACGACCCAACCCGCTATCACGATGACGACGCCAGCCGCCACGTACCGGGCAATTTCTTCATGGCCGGAGAGCATTCCCTTGAATGCTGCGAGTGGGCCGCCCACTGCGATAAACACACCGATCTTCAACAGAATCGATCTGAGCTTCAGCCGAAACATTAGCGCTCCCAACATTAGGCGAACAGGTCCATTGTCGGAGATGAACCCGGCTTCCTGAAGCGCGCACGCAGCACGTTATGGGCCATTCAGTGTTCGAATTGCGCCAGGCTGAGTGTGCCGCAGAGAATCGCACATACAATTGCGTCGAGAACGGAAGTCGGGAATGACGATGGACAAATTTCGAGAGATGGAGGTATTCGTCGCCATCGTTGATCGAGGCAGCTTTACCGGCGCGTCAGAGAAGCTCGGCATGTCGGCACCCACGGTTTCAAGGGCACTCAATTCGCTGGAAACACGAGTCGGCGCGCAGCTGATTGCGCGCACCACGCGCTCGATCCGTCCCACCGACGCGGGCATGTTCTACCTCGAAGCATGCCGCAGAGTGCTCGATACCATTGCCGATGCGGAATCGAATATCGCTGCTGAGCAAAGCAAACCTGCGGGCACGCTGACTGTCTCCGCGCCCGTCCTGTTTGGCCAACGGTTCATCGCTCCCCTCATCAACGCCTACGCGAATAGCTATCCTGACGTCAGCGTGAATGTCGTCTATGTCGACCGTACGACGCGGCTGATCGAAGAAGGGGTGGATATCGCGATTCGCATTGGGCATCTTGGCGATTCTTCAGTGTTCGCGGTGCCATTGGGCTCTGTAAGCCGCCGAACCTACGCGGCACCGGCTTATCTCGACGCACTCGGGGAGCCTGTTCATCCCCGACAACTGAGCGACCATCACTGCGTGTCCTTTACGGGCGTGACGCATCCGCTCGAATGGCTGTACTACGAAAACGGCTCGAGGCTACCTGTTCGGGTGCGCCCGCGAATGATCGTCGATCTGGCGCCCGCGGCGGTCATGGCTGCCGTCGATCGAGTTGGGATAACGCAATTGCTTTCCTATCAGGCGGCACCTGAAGTGCTCAGTGGAAGTCTGCAACGAATCCTGGCAGCGTTCGAACCGGAGTCGATTCCGGTGAATCTGCTGCACGTGGAGCGAAAGGGTACGAGCATGAAGATCCGCTCTTTCGTCGAACTCGTGACTGAAACACTACGCAGAAACGTGCATCTTCAATTCATCGATGCGCCGAAGGCAGTGCGAGCACGCAGTGCAATCGCTGACGTGGCCGAACCGTAAAGCGTGGTTCATCCAGTGCGAGAGGATTCAAAGTGTGCAATGCACGGAATCGACTGCGAGACGTAGTTCCCGATACGCCGTTACCAGCGCATCCAGACTGAACGCGCGGTTTAGGCCGCTGGGGTTAGGCAGCACCCAGACGCGTGCGCCGCCGAACGTGACCGACTGAAGCCCCCAATCGACGTCACGTTTGCCGATCAATTCGGAGACCGCCATCTTGCCAAGGAAGGCAACGTAACGCGGCGCGTAGTGCGTGA
Protein-coding regions in this window:
- a CDS encoding HlyD family secretion protein; translation: MSFLTRFPPKLVRIAAVVVVLAIAAWGCTKLLSNPDYESTNDAYVAADFTLVAPRIAGQVSEVLVEDNQQLKAGQLMVRIDDRDFQAALSTAQADVAAAKASVANYDAEIARHPSLVDQARATLRADEASIDYARANAARYQNLSESGAGTMQEHQHAASALAEQLAQQAHDRAALAATEQNLDVLRTQRDKAAGALAHAQAVLEQARLNLSYTEIHAPVDGKVGRRSVRVGAFVTPGAPLLAIVPLSDAYVVANFQENQITNMRPGERVRIKVDSFPGVVIQGRIDSLAPATGVSFAPIAPDNATGNFTKVVQRVPVKITIEPGQQAASALSVGLSVEAEVAVSKHGDATIAGADKK
- a CDS encoding DUF2964 family protein, with the protein product MFRLKLRSILLKIGVFIAVGGPLAAFKGMLSGHEEIARYVAAGVVIVIAGWVVLLRSTRTDDA
- a CDS encoding LysR family transcriptional regulator, with translation MDKFREMEVFVAIVDRGSFTGASEKLGMSAPTVSRALNSLETRVGAQLIARTTRSIRPTDAGMFYLEACRRVLDTIADAESNIAAEQSKPAGTLTVSAPVLFGQRFIAPLINAYANSYPDVSVNVVYVDRTTRLIEEGVDIAIRIGHLGDSSVFAVPLGSVSRRTYAAPAYLDALGEPVHPRQLSDHHCVSFTGVTHPLEWLYYENGSRLPVRVRPRMIVDLAPAAVMAAVDRVGITQLLSYQAAPEVLSGSLQRILAAFEPESIPVNLLHVERKGTSMKIRSFVELVTETLRRNVHLQFIDAPKAVRARSAIADVAEP